In Urechidicola croceus, a single window of DNA contains:
- a CDS encoding acyl-CoA dehydrogenase family protein: MTKDLFQAPDYYNLDDLLTEEHILVRNAARDWVKREVSPIIEDFAQRAEFPKSIIGGLAEIGAFGPYIPVEYGGAGLDQISYGLIMQEIERGDSGVRSTASVQSSLVMYPIFKYGNESQKQKYLPKLASGEFIGCFGLTEPNHGSNPSGMETKFKDMGDHYLLNGAKMWISNAPFADIAVVWAKNEEGRIHGLIVERGMEGFSTPETHNKWSLRASATGELIFDNVKVPKENLLPKKNGLGAPLGCLDSARYGIAWGAIGAAMDCYDTALRYAKERTQFGKPIAGFQLQQKKLAEMITEITKAQLLAWRLGVLRNEGKATTAQISMAKRNNVAMALNIARESRQILGAMGISGEYSIMRHMMNLESVVTYEGTHDIHLLITGMDITGESAFK; encoded by the coding sequence ATGACGAAAGATTTATTTCAAGCACCAGATTATTATAATTTGGATGACTTATTGACAGAAGAACATATTTTAGTGAGAAATGCTGCAAGAGATTGGGTAAAGCGAGAAGTTTCGCCAATTATTGAAGATTTTGCACAACGTGCTGAATTTCCGAAATCAATTATTGGTGGTTTAGCAGAAATTGGTGCATTTGGACCATATATTCCAGTTGAATATGGTGGTGCTGGTTTAGATCAAATTTCCTATGGATTGATAATGCAAGAGATTGAAAGAGGAGATTCTGGTGTAAGATCAACTGCTTCTGTTCAATCTTCACTCGTAATGTATCCTATTTTTAAATATGGTAATGAGTCTCAAAAACAAAAGTATTTACCAAAATTGGCTAGTGGTGAATTTATTGGTTGTTTTGGTCTTACAGAACCAAACCACGGATCAAACCCAAGTGGAATGGAAACAAAGTTTAAAGATATGGGTGATCATTATCTTTTAAATGGTGCTAAAATGTGGATTTCAAATGCTCCTTTTGCTGATATTGCGGTTGTTTGGGCTAAAAATGAAGAAGGAAGAATTCACGGATTGATTGTTGAACGAGGAATGGAAGGTTTTTCAACTCCAGAAACACATAATAAATGGTCGTTGAGAGCATCAGCAACTGGAGAATTAATTTTTGATAATGTCAAAGTTCCAAAAGAAAATTTATTACCAAAGAAAAACGGATTAGGAGCTCCACTAGGCTGTCTTGATTCTGCGAGATATGGAATTGCTTGGGGAGCAATTGGTGCCGCTATGGATTGTTATGACACAGCATTAAGATACGCTAAAGAACGTACACAATTTGGAAAACCTATTGCTGGATTTCAATTACAGCAAAAGAAATTGGCCGAAATGATTACCGAAATTACCAAAGCACAATTATTAGCATGGAGGTTAGGGGTTCTTAGAAATGAAGGTAAAGCAACTACAGCACAAATTTCAATGGCAAAAAGAAATAATGTCGCTATGGCTTTAAATATTGCACGAGAATCACGTCAAATATTAGGAGCAATGGGAATTTCTGGGGAATACTCAATCATGAGACATATGATGAACCTTGAAAGTGTTGTTACTTATGAAGGAACACATGATATTCACTTGCTTATTACAGGAATGGATATTACTGGTGAAAGTGCTTTTAAATAA
- a CDS encoding PQQ-dependent sugar dehydrogenase, with protein MKRKLLVLAGFIFVNFVIAQNPVTDDTLVWDVKYLKSSGSGNAVRLANPYEITFGPDGWLWITERGSDGGSNSGERIIRINPEHGTTASLNDVAPPPPDNPDDPDYLEEIENYRDEYTFTTPKDELIDLSSSVYQAAGQDGLMGMAIHPALYDDIETTTNNYVYVAYTYYSGGRKVRIARLVYNYSATNPSLTVDTTLGSNGALIEGIPGSNDHNSGRLKIGPDMKLYYTIGDQGANQFDNACSEILAQFIPSQAEVDAEDYSLYPGKLIRMNLDGTIPSDNPTFDHDDDGGTFTPEVQSHIYTIGHRNHQGIIFDRLGNLYNSEHGPKVDDEINKIIAGGNYGWPQIAGYYDDESYSYCNWSHASGGCPSGWQNTDHSCVSGAPSYTEDSGTPLNFQPPIGTYGSSFDSTLPVENFTDNDPDAGPAGGWLTWPTVAPSSIDIYEEGLYPTAAIPGWNNSLLITTLKEGTIFRAKLNSDRTDIEGDDNKFDRGGYEEFHSSVDRYRDIAIDPTDGLTFYAIMDSSGTTSGPSGTSDAGALHHPGRIAKISFIGGTVLANTSQSESKFSVYPNPAKDILNIYNPNNTEYSYKIVNLLGKVVLSNNEISRENTNRLDISSLNSGIYIINIQSVERNYTQKLIIE; from the coding sequence ATGAAAAGAAAATTACTCGTTCTTGCAGGATTTATCTTTGTAAATTTTGTAATTGCACAAAACCCCGTTACTGACGACACCTTAGTTTGGGATGTAAAATATCTAAAAAGTTCAGGTTCTGGTAACGCAGTCCGTTTAGCAAACCCTTATGAGATTACATTTGGTCCTGATGGATGGCTGTGGATAACAGAAAGAGGGTCTGACGGAGGTTCTAATTCTGGAGAAAGAATTATAAGGATAAACCCAGAGCATGGAACAACAGCAAGTTTAAATGATGTAGCACCGCCGCCACCAGATAATCCAGATGATCCAGATTATCTCGAAGAGATCGAAAACTATCGGGATGAATATACTTTTACAACCCCAAAAGATGAACTAATTGACCTTTCTTCATCAGTATACCAAGCAGCTGGACAAGATGGTTTAATGGGAATGGCAATACATCCAGCATTGTATGATGATATAGAAACTACAACAAATAATTATGTATATGTGGCTTATACTTATTATAGTGGTGGTAGAAAAGTTAGAATTGCTAGATTAGTATATAATTATTCAGCAACTAACCCATCATTAACAGTTGATACTACATTAGGGTCAAACGGAGCTTTAATTGAAGGTATTCCGGGAAGTAATGATCATAATTCTGGACGTTTAAAAATAGGGCCAGATATGAAATTATATTACACTATTGGAGATCAAGGTGCTAATCAATTTGATAATGCTTGTAGTGAAATATTAGCTCAATTTATACCTTCTCAAGCAGAAGTAGATGCTGAAGATTACTCTTTGTATCCTGGTAAACTTATTAGAATGAATTTAGATGGTACTATACCTTCAGATAACCCAACATTTGACCATGATGATGATGGAGGAACTTTTACACCAGAAGTACAATCACATATATATACTATAGGACATAGAAATCATCAAGGGATAATTTTTGATCGTTTAGGAAATCTTTATAACTCAGAACACGGTCCTAAAGTTGATGATGAAATTAATAAAATAATAGCTGGAGGTAATTATGGATGGCCACAAATAGCCGGTTATTATGATGATGAATCATATTCTTATTGCAACTGGTCTCATGCTTCTGGAGGATGCCCTTCAGGGTGGCAAAATACAGACCATAGCTGTGTGTCAGGAGCACCTTCTTATACTGAAGATTCTGGTACTCCACTTAATTTTCAACCACCAATAGGAACTTATGGTAGTAGTTTTGATTCAACACTACCAGTTGAAAATTTTACAGATAACGACCCAGATGCTGGTCCTGCGGGAGGCTGGTTAACATGGCCTACAGTAGCGCCTTCAAGTATTGATATTTATGAGGAAGGATTATATCCTACCGCTGCTATTCCTGGATGGAATAACTCACTATTAATTACAACCTTAAAAGAAGGAACAATCTTTAGGGCAAAATTGAATAGTGATAGAACTGATATAGAAGGAGATGATAATAAATTTGATCGTGGTGGATATGAAGAATTTCATTCATCAGTTGATAGATATAGAGATATTGCTATTGATCCTACAGATGGATTAACATTTTATGCTATTATGGATTCTAGTGGAACAACTTCAGGACCTTCAGGAACTTCAGATGCAGGAGCATTACATCACCCTGGAAGAATTGCAAAAATTAGTTTTATTGGAGGAACAGTTTTAGCTAATACTAGTCAATCTGAAAGTAAGTTTAGCGTTTATCCTAATCCAGCAAAAGACATTTTAAATATTTATAATCCTAATAATACTGAATATTCATATAAAATAGTCAATTTATTAGGAAAAGTAGTGTTATCTAATAATGAAATTTCAAGAGAGAACACAAATAGATTAGATATTAGTTCTTTAAATTCAGGAATCTATATAATAAACATTCAATCTGTCGAAAGAAATTATACACAAAAATTAATAATAGAATAA
- the rfbB gene encoding dTDP-glucose 4,6-dehydratase yields MKKILITGGAGFIGSNFIPYFLENNKDIHIINLDKLTYAGDLSNLKDVENNNRYTFIEGDICDRDLVERLFQKYDIRGVINFAAESHVDNSISNPDEFIRTNVFGTFNLIDVARNYWMDAPHQYKKAYKECRFHHISTDEVYGTLGKTGLFTENTPYAPNSPYSASKASSDFVVRSYYHTYGMDVVTTNCSNNYGPKQHDEKLIPTIIRKALSKEPIPIYGDGLNIRDWLYVTDHCSGIDLVFKSGVTSETYNIGGRNERNNLYIANTICQLLDKMKPLEKGQSYKDLISFVKDRPGHDYRYAIDATKIEKKLGWKAKENFESGIKKTIDWYLKKYNK; encoded by the coding sequence TTGAAAAAAATATTAATTACTGGTGGTGCTGGTTTTATAGGTTCTAACTTCATACCATATTTTTTAGAGAATAATAAAGATATTCATATAATAAATTTAGATAAATTAACTTATGCTGGAGATTTGTCTAATTTAAAGGATGTTGAAAATAATAATAGATATACTTTTATTGAAGGAGATATTTGTGATAGAGATTTAGTCGAAAGACTATTTCAAAAGTATGATATTAGAGGAGTAATAAATTTTGCTGCCGAATCTCATGTAGATAATTCTATTTCAAATCCCGATGAATTTATTAGAACCAATGTTTTTGGAACATTTAATTTAATTGATGTCGCAAGAAATTATTGGATGGATGCTCCACATCAGTATAAAAAAGCCTATAAAGAATGTCGTTTTCATCACATTTCAACTGATGAGGTTTATGGTACGCTTGGTAAAACAGGGTTGTTTACAGAAAACACACCTTATGCTCCAAATAGTCCATATAGCGCTTCGAAGGCTTCCTCTGATTTTGTAGTTAGAAGTTATTATCATACTTATGGAATGGATGTTGTTACAACAAATTGCTCTAACAATTATGGTCCAAAACAGCATGATGAAAAGTTAATACCAACAATAATAAGAAAAGCACTTTCAAAAGAACCTATTCCAATTTATGGAGATGGACTCAATATAAGAGATTGGTTATATGTTACTGATCACTGTTCAGGAATTGATTTAGTTTTTAAAAGTGGTGTTACTTCTGAAACATATAATATTGGTGGCAGAAATGAGCGTAATAATCTTTATATTGCAAATACAATTTGTCAATTACTTGATAAGATGAAACCGTTAGAGAAAGGTCAATCATATAAAGATTTAATTTCATTTGTAAAAGATCGACCAGGCCATGACTATAGGTATGCAATTGATGCTACTAAAATTGAAAAAAAACTTGGATGGAAAGCAAAAGAAAATTTTGAATCTGGTATAAAAAAAACCATTGATTGGTATTTGAAAAAGTATAATAAATAA
- the rfbA gene encoding glucose-1-phosphate thymidylyltransferase RfbA: MKGIILAGGSGTRLHPLTLAVSKQLMPVYDKPMIYYPLSTLMWAGIREILIISTPHDLPLFKKLLGDGGKYGCKFEYAIQENPNGLAEAFIIGEDFIGKDKVALILGDNIFYGTGLAELLQSNNNPDGGIIYAYHVHDPERYGVAEFNNEGKVISIEEKPSNPKSNYAIPGIYFYDNDVIEIAKNMSPSSRGELEITDVNRAYLKRKKLNVSILDKGTAWLDTGTFNSLMQASQFVQVIEERQGLKIGAIEEAAFKMGYISSDQLNDLAKPLLKSGYGEHLLSLIKE; encoded by the coding sequence ATGAAAGGAATAATACTTGCAGGAGGTTCTGGAACTAGGTTGCATCCGCTTACTTTAGCAGTAAGTAAACAATTAATGCCTGTTTATGATAAGCCTATGATTTATTATCCACTTTCAACTTTAATGTGGGCAGGAATACGTGAAATTTTAATCATTTCAACACCTCACGATTTACCACTTTTTAAAAAGTTATTAGGTGATGGAGGTAAGTATGGGTGCAAATTTGAATATGCTATTCAAGAAAACCCAAATGGATTGGCAGAAGCATTTATCATAGGAGAAGATTTTATTGGAAAAGATAAAGTTGCCTTAATCCTTGGAGATAATATTTTTTATGGAACAGGTTTGGCTGAATTGTTACAGTCGAATAACAATCCTGATGGAGGTATTATTTATGCTTATCACGTACATGATCCAGAAAGATATGGGGTTGCTGAGTTTAATAATGAAGGAAAAGTAATTTCTATTGAAGAAAAACCTTCAAATCCAAAGTCAAATTATGCAATTCCTGGAATTTATTTTTATGATAATGATGTTATAGAAATTGCAAAAAATATGAGCCCAAGTAGTAGAGGTGAATTAGAAATTACTGATGTAAATAGAGCGTACCTTAAAAGAAAAAAATTAAACGTCAGTATATTAGATAAAGGTACAGCATGGTTAGATACAGGTACTTTTAATTCATTAATGCAAGCCTCACAATTTGTCCAAGTTATTGAAGAACGTCAAGGGTTAAAAATTGGAGCAATTGAAGAGGCAGCTTTTAAAATGGGATATATTTCATCCGATCAATTAAATGATTTAGCAAAACCACTATTAAAAAGTGGTTATGGAGAACATTTATTGAGTTTAATAAAAGAATAA
- the rnpA gene encoding ribonuclease P protein component, whose translation MNFKLGKEEKLKSQKQIENLFVEGLSLKKFPLRMKYLRVETDSKLPIKVAFSVPKRNVKLAVNRNRIKRLLREAYRKNKYILLNNLEHQYVVMFIYVDKTEWAYEDLEQKMVLLMEKFIKNQ comes from the coding sequence ATGAATTTTAAGTTAGGAAAAGAAGAAAAATTAAAAAGTCAAAAACAAATAGAAAATTTATTTGTAGAAGGACTTTCTTTAAAAAAATTTCCACTTCGAATGAAGTATCTTAGAGTCGAAACTGATTCTAAACTTCCAATAAAGGTTGCTTTTTCTGTTCCCAAAAGAAACGTTAAATTAGCGGTAAACCGAAATAGGATAAAAAGGTTGTTAAGGGAAGCGTATAGAAAGAATAAGTATATTCTACTCAATAATTTAGAGCATCAATACGTTGTTATGTTTATTTATGTTGATAAAACTGAATGGGCATATGAAGACCTAGAACAAAAAATGGTTTTATTGATGGAAAAATTTATAAAAAATCAATGA